In Musa acuminata AAA Group cultivar baxijiao chromosome BXJ3-11, Cavendish_Baxijiao_AAA, whole genome shotgun sequence, one DNA window encodes the following:
- the LOC108951722 gene encoding protein LURP-one-related 8 — MEATRGETKKKAVEDRAGGGETKGGRPREVFPELCSPAPVRLTVWCKSLLFNSHGYTVYDDADGRMVFRVDNYAHNWKQETVLMDRAGHVLLTIRRCRKILNLTESWEAYKGDKDVQRIVREQRPLFKATKDLGSPSCTISMFPEDGVKPSGYRMSWSREKEWSKIYQAAANTPVAEIGRKYGSMPMKLLDKDVLALRVQPGMDQALAMAMIMITNSMR, encoded by the exons ATGGAGGCGACGAGAGGCGAGACGAAGAAGAAGGCAGTGGAGGATAGGGCGGGGGGAGGCGAGACGAAGGGCGGGCGGCCGAGAGAGGTCTTCCCGGAGCTGTGCTCGCCGGCACCCGTCCGGCTTACGGTCTGGTGCAAGTCACTCCTCTTCAACAGCCACGGGTACACCGTGTACGACGACGCCGACGGCCGGATGGTCTTCCGGGTCGACAACTACGCCCACAACTGGAAGCAGGAGACGGTGCTCATGGATCGCGCCGGCCATGTCCTGCTCACCATCCGCCGCTGCCGCAAG ATTTTGAACTTGACAGAGAGTTGGGAGGCCTACAAAGGAGACAAGGATGTCCAAAGAATAGTGAGAGAGCAAAGACCGCTGTTCAAAGCCACAAAGGACTTGGGCAGCCCTAGTTGCACCATATCGATGTTCCCCGAAGATGGAGTGAAGCCTTCAGGCTATCGCATGAGCTGGTCTCGCGAGAAGGAATGGTCCAAGATCTATCAGGCCGCCGCAAATACTCCTGTAGCTGAG ATTGGCAGAAAATACGGTTCGATGCCGATGAAATTACTGGACAAAGATGTTTTAGCACTGAGAGTGCAGCCTGGGATGGATCAAGCTCTTGCGATGGCAATGATTATGATCACAAATTCAATGAGGTGA
- the LOC103971484 gene encoding heavy metal-associated isoprenylated plant protein 36-like, translating to MAAPEEAPEPLKYQTLALKVSIHCEGCKREVKRVLQHIDGVYKISVDSQQHKVVVTGNVTAESLIRKLTKSGKHAELWPKQKPIENAGGGGGGGKKKKNKNKNDGKPNEPPENTENNVTYSGDDSSAESSDKPDSEAPPLPEKQSGTEKAVTDAGCGKKKGKKGRKEHDSSSGGSGKPGGADPEVASQEAGQKAAGGSSLAIPPAIDAVSYSSVHPMPILMQQQSNCIYSTAPPSSYYFSEENANACCLM from the exons ATGGCAGCACCTGAAGAAGCTCCTGAACCACTGAAATACCAG ACTCTGGCCTTGAAGGTCTCCATCCACTGTGAAGGCTGCAAAAGGGAGGTGAAGAGAGTCCTCCAGCACATAGATG GGGTTTACAAGATTAGCGTCGACTCCCAGCAGCACAAGGTTGTGGTAACTGGCAACGTCACGGCCGAGAGCCTTATAAGGAAGCTCACAAAGTCGGGGAAGCATGCTGAGCTCTGGCCGAAGCAGAAGCCGATCGAGAACGCTGGTGGAGGTGGCGGTGgcgggaagaagaaaaagaacaagaacaagaatgACGGCAAACCAAATGAGCCACCGGAAAACACTGAAAACAACGTGACCTACTCAGGCGACGACAGCTCTGCCGAATCGTCGGACAAGCCCGACAGCGAAGCCCCTCCGTTGCCGGAGAAACAGAGTGGGACAGAGAAGGCTGTCACCGATGCAGGTTGTGgtaagaagaaggggaagaagggtcgCAAGGAACACGACAGCAGCAGTGGAGGCAGTGGCAAGCCTGGTGGAGCTGATCCCGAAGTGGCTTCGCAAGAGGCCGGCCAGAAAGCGGCAGGCGGCAGTAGCCTTGCGATCCCACCGGCAATCGACGCAGTGAGCTACAGCTCGGTGCATCCGATGCCGATTCTGATGCAGCAGCAGAGCAACTGCATCTACTCCACGGCGCCTCCAAGCTCATACTACTTCAGCGAAGAGAACGCCAACGCTTGCTGCCTCATGTGA